A window of the Coprobacter fastidiosus genome harbors these coding sequences:
- the dnaE gene encoding DNA polymerase III subunit alpha translates to MHPFIHLHVHSQYSILDGQASIQALVDKAMRDGMRGIAITDHGNMFGIKEFYNYVNKKNGGVKSEIKDLKKRISDIENGKIECEDRDAELSRCKAELEEKEKKLFKPIIGCEMYVARNRLQDKNGKPDQSGYHLIVLAKNLKGYKNLIKLVSKAWTEGFYMRPRTDRVELEKYHEGLIVASACLGGEVPKKINKGLLDEAEEAVRWYKNLFGEDYYLELQRHKATVPNANHEAYPLQVQANTKILEYAKKYNIKVICTNDVHFVDEEHAEAHDRLICLSTGKDLDDPNRMYYSKQEWMKTTEEMNALFADVPEALINTNEILDKVEFYSIDHAPIMPTFAIPEEFGTEEGYRQKFTEKDLFDEFTQDENGNVVMDQVAAEAKINTLGGYDKLYRIKLEADYLKKLAFDGAKTRYGDPLSPDVKERLIFELHIMKTMGFPGYFLIVQDFIAAARNMGVSVGPGRGSAAGSAVAYCLGITQIDPIQYDLLFERFLNPDRISLPDIDIDFDDDGRGEVLRWVTEKYGHEKVAHIITYGTMATKMAIKDVARVEKLPLSESDRLTKLIPDRLPEIDGKSPKINLKNCIAAVPELQQACESENMLIRDTMKYARMLEGNVRGTGVHACGTIICRDDITDWVPVSTADDKETGEKMLVTQYEGSVIEDTGLIKMDFLGLKTLSIIKEAVANIKSHRGIDIDIDKISINDDATYKLYSEGKTVGTFQFESAGMQKYLRELQPTTFEDLIAMNALYRPGPMDYIPQFIDRKHGREPIVYDIPIMEKYLKDTYGITVYQEQVMLLSRLLANFTRGQSDALRKAMGKKLKDKLDALKPLFINNGQKNGHDPKTLEKIWADWEKFASYAFNKSHATCYSWVAYQTAYLKANYPSEYMAAVMSRNISNITEITKLMDECKAMGIKVLGPDVNESNLKFNVNKDGNIRFGLGAVKGVGESAVRSIMEEREKNGPFTSIFDFVQRVNLNACNKKNIESLALSGGFDSFPEIKREQYFAQNSKGEVFLETLVRYGNKYQVDKAAQINSLFGGSDAIEVAKPEIPAAESWSDLERLEKERDLVGIYLSAHPLDDYALTLEYGCNTRMSELEDRQALINKDIVMGGIVTGFREGMTKTGKPFGILKIEDYSGSAEIPLFGKDFVDFRKFGYNGMYLLIKAKCQPRKFNESVLDIRIVSIELLQDVKNKLLESLTVVIPIDQINNGIIEPLTDLLKPDKESNTELFFEIYDPEEKYQVKLFARSHKVNVTKDLIRFIEDNNGLSFKINGISRKEMQRNTEEAEDELVLYGTEASA, encoded by the coding sequence ATGCATCCATTTATACATTTACACGTCCATTCTCAATATTCTATTCTTGACGGACAAGCGAGTATACAGGCTTTGGTCGATAAAGCTATGCGTGACGGCATGCGGGGTATTGCCATTACCGATCACGGCAACATGTTCGGTATCAAAGAATTTTATAATTATGTAAATAAAAAAAATGGAGGTGTCAAAAGCGAGATAAAAGACCTGAAAAAAAGAATATCGGACATCGAAAACGGAAAAATAGAATGTGAAGACCGGGATGCCGAACTCTCACGCTGTAAGGCTGAGTTGGAAGAGAAAGAAAAAAAACTCTTCAAACCGATTATCGGTTGCGAAATGTATGTGGCAAGAAACCGCTTACAAGACAAAAACGGTAAACCCGATCAAAGCGGATACCACTTGATCGTTCTTGCAAAAAATCTGAAAGGGTACAAAAACCTGATTAAATTGGTATCAAAAGCTTGGACCGAGGGTTTCTATATGCGTCCAAGAACCGACCGTGTCGAATTGGAAAAATATCATGAAGGGCTGATCGTCGCATCTGCCTGTTTGGGTGGTGAAGTCCCGAAAAAAATAAACAAAGGTTTGCTCGACGAGGCAGAAGAAGCGGTACGATGGTACAAAAACCTGTTCGGTGAGGATTACTATCTGGAATTACAACGGCACAAAGCTACCGTACCGAATGCCAATCACGAAGCATATCCTTTGCAGGTACAAGCTAATACCAAAATTCTGGAATATGCAAAAAAATATAATATCAAGGTAATCTGTACCAATGACGTGCATTTTGTTGATGAAGAGCATGCAGAGGCTCACGACCGGCTGATCTGCCTGAGTACGGGAAAAGACCTTGATGACCCCAACCGCATGTATTATTCGAAACAGGAATGGATGAAAACAACCGAAGAGATGAACGCTCTCTTCGCCGATGTTCCTGAAGCCCTTATCAATACCAATGAAATACTGGATAAGGTGGAGTTCTATTCGATCGATCATGCTCCTATCATGCCGACATTCGCTATTCCTGAAGAATTCGGGACAGAAGAAGGATATAGGCAAAAGTTTACGGAAAAAGATTTGTTCGATGAATTTACTCAGGATGAAAACGGGAATGTCGTTATGGACCAGGTCGCTGCGGAAGCTAAAATAAATACTTTAGGAGGATATGACAAACTATACCGTATCAAACTGGAAGCAGACTATTTAAAGAAATTAGCTTTCGACGGGGCAAAAACTCGTTATGGAGATCCATTAAGCCCGGATGTAAAGGAACGGCTGATCTTCGAGCTCCATATCATGAAAACAATGGGTTTCCCGGGATACTTCTTGATCGTACAGGATTTTATCGCTGCAGCCCGTAACATGGGGGTATCGGTAGGTCCGGGACGAGGATCGGCTGCCGGATCGGCAGTTGCCTACTGTCTCGGGATTACCCAAATAGACCCGATACAATATGACTTGCTGTTCGAGCGTTTTTTGAATCCCGACCGTATTTCTTTACCGGATATAGACATCGACTTCGACGACGACGGACGAGGAGAAGTACTTCGTTGGGTAACCGAAAAATACGGACACGAAAAGGTAGCTCATATTATTACCTACGGTACTATGGCAACCAAAATGGCTATCAAAGATGTTGCCAGAGTAGAGAAATTGCCTCTTTCCGAATCAGACCGTCTCACAAAATTGATTCCCGACAGATTGCCTGAAATAGACGGTAAATCTCCTAAAATCAATCTAAAAAATTGTATTGCCGCAGTTCCCGAATTGCAACAAGCCTGCGAATCGGAAAATATGTTGATACGCGACACGATGAAATACGCTCGTATGCTTGAGGGAAACGTTCGGGGTACGGGTGTCCATGCTTGCGGGACGATTATTTGTCGAGATGATATTACCGATTGGGTTCCGGTAAGTACTGCCGATGATAAAGAGACCGGTGAAAAAATGCTGGTCACTCAATATGAAGGTTCGGTAATCGAAGATACGGGATTGATAAAAATGGACTTCCTGGGATTAAAAACACTATCGATTATCAAAGAAGCCGTAGCGAATATAAAATCTCACCGAGGCATCGATATCGATATCGACAAAATATCGATAAACGACGATGCGACCTATAAATTGTACAGCGAAGGGAAAACCGTGGGAACATTCCAGTTTGAATCGGCCGGAATGCAAAAATATTTGCGCGAACTGCAACCGACGACCTTTGAAGACCTCATCGCCATGAATGCTCTCTATCGACCAGGACCTATGGATTATATTCCGCAGTTTATCGACCGGAAACACGGAAGAGAGCCGATCGTATACGATATTCCGATTATGGAAAAGTACCTGAAAGATACTTACGGAATTACAGTGTATCAAGAACAGGTGATGCTTCTCTCACGGTTATTGGCTAACTTTACGCGTGGACAGTCCGATGCTTTGCGTAAAGCGATGGGAAAAAAATTAAAGGATAAACTGGATGCTTTAAAACCGCTGTTTATAAATAACGGACAAAAAAACGGGCACGATCCCAAAACTTTGGAAAAAATCTGGGCTGACTGGGAAAAATTCGCGTCGTACGCATTCAACAAGTCTCATGCGACATGCTACTCTTGGGTGGCTTACCAGACAGCTTACCTGAAAGCCAACTACCCTTCGGAATATATGGCAGCCGTGATGAGCCGCAATATCTCGAATATTACGGAAATCACCAAACTCATGGATGAATGTAAAGCTATGGGTATTAAAGTGCTCGGTCCGGATGTAAACGAAAGTAATTTGAAATTCAACGTTAACAAAGACGGCAATATCCGCTTCGGATTGGGAGCTGTAAAAGGTGTAGGAGAAAGTGCTGTCCGCAGCATTATGGAAGAAAGAGAGAAAAATGGTCCGTTCACCAGTATTTTTGATTTTGTGCAACGGGTCAATTTGAATGCTTGTAACAAGAAGAATATAGAAAGTCTTGCCTTATCCGGAGGATTCGACAGTTTTCCGGAAATAAAAAGAGAACAATATTTCGCTCAAAACAGTAAAGGTGAAGTTTTCCTCGAAACCCTTGTTCGCTACGGTAACAAATATCAAGTAGATAAAGCGGCTCAAATTAACTCTCTGTTCGGAGGAAGCGATGCTATAGAAGTAGCCAAGCCCGAAATTCCCGCTGCCGAAAGCTGGTCTGATTTGGAACGACTGGAAAAGGAACGGGATTTAGTAGGAATTTACCTGTCTGCACATCCTCTGGACGACTATGCTTTGACTCTCGAATATGGATGCAATACCCGAATGAGCGAACTGGAAGACCGTCAAGCCTTAATCAATAAAGATATTGTCATGGGCGGTATCGTAACAGGTTTCAGAGAAGGAATGACAAAAACCGGTAAACCATTCGGAATTCTAAAAATCGAGGATTATTCAGGATCTGCCGAGATACCTCTTTTCGGAAAAGATTTCGTCGATTTCCGGAAATTCGGATATAACGGCATGTATCTGCTTATCAAAGCAAAATGTCAACCCCGAAAATTCAATGAAAGCGTTCTGGACATACGAATCGTCTCGATAGAGTTATTGCAAGACGTAAAAAATAAATTATTGGAAAGTCTTACTGTAGTAATTCCGATCGACCAGATCAACAACGGTATAATAGAGCCGCTGACAGACTTGCTCAAACCCGATAAAGAATCGAATACCGAACTTTTCTTCGAAATCTATGATCCTGAAGAAAAATATCAAGTAAAGCTTTTCGCCCGATCACACAAGGTTAACGTAACAAAAGACCTAATCCGATTTATCGAAGATAACAACGGATTATCATTCAAGATAAACGGAATTTCCCGAAAAGAGATGCAACGCAATACCGAAGAGGCAGAAGACGAACTGGTACTATACGGGACAGAGGCATCGGCTTAA
- a CDS encoding RHS repeat-associated core domain-containing protein — MGNIISIIRGEGSPYYGDYNDMVYPNLVGKDVEYEYDPNGNLIKNSDNRISLTTYNLLNLPQTVAFSDKSLSVFYYMADGRKIRNATGAYSISTAVPIDSVVKNTDPYISYMSEWNDVYWYQRTRQKYINTPEGNIEVSTGRKMSFSYCYTSKDHLGSIWLYWNSLSNKYSNIYYPSGIMREKRRSPYNYGLTGKEIVYDNGLDEYFFGARTLFAPINRFNQPDPLCEEYYHISPYAYCANNFINALDPDGKKIKPAGTAELIMIQNTLPKDARNYVKLDKNRLIDRTLLNSYGGKSLNFNNLKTLVNSNRMVEVILDNKFTFMDQNGRLGTVTMSYNDFDPRYDSEADKDLTGETMGGLSTGESGFMGKTLFPDKEGIQNSPNNNTIVIVNKNLSPAGAAEIYSHEANGHVLLYINNGGNHKGASHQPVDGGWIEGNKILMEMIIKSKKETIKNMQAR, encoded by the coding sequence ATGGGGAACATTATTTCTATCATCAGAGGAGAAGGTTCGCCTTACTATGGAGACTACAACGATATGGTATATCCCAATCTGGTAGGAAAGGATGTCGAGTATGAGTATGATCCGAACGGAAACTTGATCAAAAACTCGGACAACAGAATTTCCTTGACGACCTATAATCTGCTGAATCTCCCCCAAACCGTCGCCTTTTCTGACAAAAGCTTATCGGTTTTCTATTATATGGCCGACGGAAGAAAGATTCGGAACGCTACCGGGGCTTATTCGATAAGTACGGCTGTTCCTATCGACTCCGTGGTCAAGAATACCGACCCGTATATCTCCTATATGTCCGAATGGAACGACGTGTATTGGTATCAGAGGACGCGACAGAAGTATATAAATACGCCTGAAGGGAATATAGAGGTCAGCACAGGTAGGAAGATGTCTTTTTCTTATTGTTACACCAGTAAGGATCATCTCGGATCAATTTGGCTCTACTGGAACAGCTTGTCGAACAAATATTCTAATATTTATTATCCTTCGGGGATTATGCGGGAAAAGAGAAGGTCGCCTTACAATTACGGACTGACAGGCAAGGAGATCGTTTATGACAACGGGCTGGACGAGTACTTCTTCGGGGCTCGTACTTTGTTCGCGCCGATAAACCGTTTCAACCAGCCCGATCCGCTTTGTGAAGAATATTATCACATAAGCCCTTACGCCTATTGCGCTAATAATTTCATTAATGCGCTTGATCCGGATGGAAAAAAAATAAAACCTGCGGGAACTGCTGAATTAATAATGATACAAAATACATTGCCAAAAGATGCGCGCAATTACGTAAAATTGGATAAAAATAGATTGATTGACAGAACATTGTTAAACTCTTATGGTGGGAAAAGTCTAAATTTTAATAATCTAAAAACACTGGTTAATTCAAATAGAATGGTTGAAGTTATATTAGACAATAAATTTACATTTATGGACCAAAATGGGAGATTAGGAACTGTAACGATGTCATATAATGACTTTGATCCTAGATATGATTCAGAAGCAGATAAAGATTTAACAGGAGAAACAATGGGTGGACTCTCCACTGGAGAAAGTGGTTTTATGGGAAAAACCCTATTCCCTGATAAAGAGGGTATACAAAATTCACCAAATAATAACACTATTGTTATTGTCAATAAAAATTTATCGCCCGCAGGGGCAGCAGAAATTTATAGTCACGAAGCTAATGGACATGTTTTACTGTATATTAATAATGGTGGTAACCATAAAGGGGCAAGTCACCAGCCTGTTGATGGTGGATGGATTGAAGGGAATAAAATTTTAATGGAAATGATCATCAAGTCTAAAAAAGAAACTATAAAAAATATGCAAGCAAGATGA